One Vigna unguiculata cultivar IT97K-499-35 chromosome 11, ASM411807v1, whole genome shotgun sequence DNA window includes the following coding sequences:
- the LOC114168164 gene encoding uncharacterized protein LOC114168164 yields the protein MSTTIPTLLSPTLSLKPAFPSTQFQPLRPQFRRKLIGFSVKSPTFSLGRIFALNDKASNGDVLNGLDEAEKEARGNSTMPERFRYLTKEVPSPPVRWPWFVVMAFLIYAWRAVLFELSNWKNAAFAIARFIGYILKYAFAVVYHFIGSPITFSIRCMEDLFYTVRACYSWIIGNAPVPDLTLIIVLASIVLAIGEATVPNCINSQPYVLTISGVIGYAAVRGYVSEPLFWTLLVGVYAFSKFVKKRDDVSAAMPVAAVLAGVGEPWVRVLVIISYTALAIYQYSKMGLEGKEGGEDETSEMRLPIPLVLAAFAIGLRVAAKWAGYRHLTWMIV from the exons ATGTCCACAACAATCCCAACCCTCTTATCTCCCACACTCTCTCTCAAACCCGCATTCCCTTCTACCCAATTCCAACCCTTAAGGCCCCAATTCAGACGAAAACTCATCGGCTTTTCCGTCAAATCCCCCACCTTTTCTCTCGGGAGGATTTTCGCGCTAAACGACAAGGCCAGTAACGGCGACGTTTTGAATGGATTGGATGAAGCAGAGAAAGAGGCGCGAGGGAATAGCACCATGCCCGAACGCTTTAGATACCTCACCAAAGAAGTTCCAAGTCCTCCTGTTCGCTGGCCATGGTTTGTGG TGATGGCTTTTCTCATCTATGCTTGGAGAGCTGTTCTATTTGAACTTTCAAACTGGAAGAATGCTGCATTCGCAATTGCTCGTTTTATAGGATATATCTTGAAATACGCATTTGCTGTAGTGTACCATTTCATAGGAAGCCCAATCACGTTTTCAATTAGATGCATGGAGGATTTATTTTACACAGTTCGGGCTTGTTACTCTTGGATAATTGGCAATGCCCCTGTACCAGACCTGACCCTCATCATCGTGCTAGCATCAATTGTTTTAGCCATTGGTGAAGCTACTGTGCCAAACTGCATCAACAGCCAACCTTATGTTTTGACCATATCTGGTGTTATTGGCTATGCTGCTGTTAGAGGATATGTTTCTGAACCTTTGTTCTGGACCCTTCTGGTTGGGGTGTATGCCTTTTCAAAATTTGTGAAGAAGAGAGATGATGTTTCAGCTGCAATGCCAGTGGCAGCCGTTCTTGCTGGTGTTGGGGAGCCTTGGGTTAGAGTTTTGGTGATTATTTCATACACGGCCTTAGCCATATATCAGTATTCCAAAATGGGTTTAGAAGGGAAAGAAGGTGGAGAAGATGAAACAAGTGAGATGAGGCTTCCAATTCCACTTGTTCTTGCAGCTTTTGCTATTGGTTTGCGAGTTGCTGCTAAGTGGGCTGGGTACAGGCACTTGACATGGATGATTGTATGA